In a single window of the Planktothrix tepida PCC 9214 genome:
- the rppA gene encoding two-component system response regulator RppA, translating to MRILLVEDEPDLGEAIKRILTQKAYVVDWVQDGIEAWDYLENQWTQYTLAIFDWLLPGLSGIELCQKIRHKGSFIPILILTAKDTEADKIMGLDAGADDYLVKPFGMGELLARLRALQRRSPQLQPQKLQLNHFILDYQFYTFSDHKNPAHPLTISLTNKEFQLLDYFMRHPNQIVTRDQLLGQLWEVGSEPESNVVAAQIRLLRRKLSEIGCDHLIETVYGLGYRFLIDNDS from the coding sequence ATGAGAATTTTATTAGTGGAAGATGAGCCCGATTTAGGAGAAGCGATTAAACGCATATTAACCCAAAAAGCCTACGTTGTAGATTGGGTTCAGGATGGGATAGAAGCTTGGGATTATTTAGAAAATCAATGGACACAATACACTTTAGCGATTTTTGATTGGTTATTACCGGGGTTATCGGGAATTGAATTGTGTCAAAAAATTCGACACAAAGGTAGTTTTATTCCGATTTTAATTTTAACAGCAAAAGATACGGAAGCGGATAAAATTATGGGGTTAGATGCTGGGGCGGATGATTATTTAGTGAAACCTTTTGGTATGGGAGAATTATTAGCTCGTTTACGCGCTTTACAACGGCGTTCTCCTCAACTTCAACCCCAAAAATTACAATTAAATCATTTTATCTTAGATTATCAATTTTATACATTTTCTGATCACAAAAATCCTGCTCATCCTTTAACCATTAGTTTAACGAATAAAGAATTTCAACTGTTAGACTATTTTATGCGACATCCGAACCAAATTGTTACTCGTGATCAACTTTTGGGTCAACTTTGGGAAGTCGGATCTGAACCGGAAAGTAATGTTGTAGCGGCTCAAATTCGCTTACTAAGACGGAAACTTTCAGAAATCGGTTGTGATCATTTGATTGAAACGGTTTATGGTTTAGGATATCGGTTTTTAATTGATAATGATTCATGA
- a CDS encoding vitamin K epoxide reductase family protein, with protein MIRRRSTPWIQQKSRFIIASLGAFGAVITAYLTFVKLTGGTAACPVTGCDKVLESPYAVVFGLPLALFGFLAYTIMAGMAVSPWLINPETHKSLRTKTEDWTWLLIFAQASAMMVFSCYLMYLMAFVIKSLCIYCIASAVCSISLFVLALLGRDWEDRGQLFFITVVVGMITLIGTLAVYSPINSPRAEKSPFNITTTSNPANIELAQYLTQSGAKMYGAFWCGHCHEQKELFGKQAVEKLPYIECEKGGKNPQPDLCKSKNIQGYPTWEVKGQMYSGVQSLEKLAEVSGYPGTRDFGSR; from the coding sequence ATGATTCGCCGACGTTCAACCCCTTGGATTCAGCAAAAATCCAGATTTATCATTGCTAGTCTCGGAGCCTTTGGTGCAGTAATTACTGCCTATTTAACCTTTGTTAAACTAACAGGGGGAACTGCGGCTTGTCCCGTCACAGGTTGTGATAAAGTTCTGGAAAGTCCCTATGCGGTTGTCTTTGGTTTACCTCTAGCTTTGTTTGGATTTTTAGCGTATACAATCATGGCTGGGATGGCTGTTTCGCCTTGGTTAATTAACCCAGAAACGCACAAAAGTTTAAGAACAAAAACCGAAGATTGGACATGGCTGTTGATATTTGCTCAAGCGTCCGCCATGATGGTTTTCAGTTGCTATCTCATGTATTTAATGGCATTTGTCATTAAATCTTTATGTATTTATTGTATTGCTTCTGCTGTTTGTTCAATCAGTTTATTCGTTTTAGCTTTATTAGGTCGAGATTGGGAAGATCGAGGTCAACTCTTTTTTATTACCGTTGTTGTGGGAATGATCACATTAATTGGAACCTTAGCCGTTTATTCCCCCATTAATAGCCCTCGTGCTGAAAAAAGTCCCTTTAATATCACAACCACTTCTAACCCGGCAAATATCGAACTGGCTCAATATTTAACGCAGTCTGGAGCAAAAATGTATGGGGCATTTTGGTGCGGTCACTGTCATGAACAAAAAGAATTATTTGGTAAACAAGCGGTGGAAAAATTGCCTTATATTGAATGTGAGAAAGGGGGGAAAAATCCTCAGCCTGATTTGTGTAAATCTAAGAATATTCAAGGCTATCCGACCTGGGAAGTTAAGGGTCAAATGTATTCAGGAGTCCAAAGTTTAGAAAAGTTAGCAGAGGTTTCAGGATATCCTGGAACTCGTGATTTTGGTTCGCGTTAA
- a CDS encoding hemerythrin domain-containing protein, with product MVTTLTDAKREAIGQKLATMKSVQQLLIETEQMFIRECNVPEIRQQFQEMLDDDNKNIGIIDTVITQYGIQSQPKEQATKMIDLAKEMMNKSDLTFYEKVAQHELLKHGQVMSGLLVHKAAQVVGADVEAAITPLNTVNFENRAHQEKLKGILEYLGTQELTGQAPDQSIWGRVQDAIAALSGVMGSAVTQSSDKSDMNIQDVIRMDHQKAKTLIAEIENCNDSQKIQEYFGQLYKDLSVHSEAEEQVLYPQVRSFYDDTQNLYNEQAELKVVLEELKSLSPTSALFKDKIKQVKDMVNHHTREEENDVFAVIRRNFSTSEQEQLATQFKEAKKQLQTQMASQK from the coding sequence ATGGTAACGACTTTAACGGATGCAAAACGGGAAGCAATTGGTCAAAAACTGGCAACCATGAAATCTGTCCAACAACTGTTAATCGAAACAGAACAGATGTTTATTCGGGAGTGTAATGTTCCTGAAATTCGTCAACAATTCCAAGAAATGTTAGATGATGACAACAAAAATATTGGCATCATTGATACCGTTATTACCCAATATGGCATTCAATCTCAACCGAAAGAACAAGCCACGAAAATGATTGATCTCGCCAAAGAGATGATGAACAAATCTGACTTAACTTTCTATGAAAAAGTGGCTCAACATGAACTGCTGAAGCATGGACAAGTCATGTCTGGTTTATTGGTTCATAAAGCGGCTCAAGTGGTCGGTGCTGATGTGGAAGCTGCTATTACACCTTTAAATACAGTTAACTTTGAAAACCGCGCTCATCAAGAAAAACTCAAAGGAATTTTAGAATATTTAGGAACCCAAGAATTAACGGGTCAAGCTCCTGATCAAAGTATTTGGGGACGAGTTCAAGATGCGATTGCAGCCTTATCTGGGGTGATGGGAAGTGCTGTTACCCAAAGTTCTGATAAGTCCGATATGAATATTCAAGATGTAATTCGGATGGATCATCAGAAGGCTAAAACGTTAATTGCTGAAATTGAAAATTGCAATGATTCTCAAAAAATTCAAGAATATTTCGGACAATTATACAAAGATTTAAGTGTCCATTCCGAAGCTGAAGAACAAGTCCTTTATCCTCAAGTTCGTTCTTTCTATGATGATACTCAAAATCTGTATAATGAACAAGCTGAGTTGAAAGTGGTTTTAGAAGAACTTAAATCTTTGAGTCCAACGTCCGCACTGTTCAAAGATAAAATTAAACAAGTCAAAGATATGGTAAATCACCATACTCGTGAGGAAGAAAATGATGTCTTTGCTGTAATTCGGCGCAATTTCTCAACCAGTGAACAAGAGCAGTTAGCGACTCAGTTCAAAGAAGCTAAAAAACAACTGCAAACTCAAATGGCTTCTCAAAAATAA